A genomic stretch from Gemmatimonadaceae bacterium includes:
- a CDS encoding methylmalonyl-CoA mutase family protein, with protein MSSAGGESAEKLSPSGIPVAAVLRPADAPLDYAADLNDPGRWPFTRGVQPTMYRGRLWTMRQYAGFGTARDTNERFRHLLEAGQTGLSVAFDLPTQMGLDSDSPRSLGEVGRAGVAIDTVEDMHALLADLPLDTVSTSMTINATAATLLAMYIVVAEERGIPRHSISGTIQNDILKEYIARGTYIYPPEPSLRLISEVFRFCAIEVPSWNPISISGYHIREAGATAVQELAFTLASTIEYVRRAIAAGLPVDSFAPRLSFFFAAHNDLFEEVAKFRAARRMYARIMRERFGAADASCRMRFHTQTGGVTLTAQQPLNNVVRVTVQALAATLGGTQSLHTNGYDEALALPTAGAATLALRTQQIVAYESGVATTVDPLAGSYYVEHLTSELEKRATELIARSDELGGSEAAIAAGFFQEEIARSAYEHQLRVESGATTVVGVNRFTDDEPPPPIPAPDFSRLETDQCSALASVRQRRDDGAVRASLAALGEAASALMESAGSAPMMLCIIDAVRARATVGEISSVLVERWGQYRPPA; from the coding sequence ATGAGCTCCGCCGGCGGCGAGTCCGCCGAAAAGCTGTCGCCGTCCGGAATCCCGGTCGCCGCCGTCCTCAGGCCCGCGGACGCGCCGCTCGATTACGCGGCCGACCTGAACGACCCGGGCCGCTGGCCGTTCACTCGCGGTGTTCAGCCGACGATGTATCGCGGCCGGCTCTGGACGATGCGCCAGTATGCCGGATTCGGAACGGCCCGGGACACCAACGAGCGGTTCCGCCATCTGCTCGAGGCCGGCCAGACCGGGCTCTCCGTCGCATTCGACCTGCCGACGCAGATGGGCCTCGACTCGGACTCGCCCCGCTCGCTGGGAGAAGTGGGCCGGGCCGGCGTGGCCATAGATACCGTCGAAGACATGCACGCCCTGCTGGCCGATCTGCCCCTCGATACTGTCTCCACTTCGATGACGATCAACGCCACCGCGGCAACGCTTCTGGCGATGTACATCGTCGTCGCCGAAGAACGCGGCATTCCGCGGCACTCGATCAGCGGAACCATTCAGAACGACATCCTCAAGGAATACATCGCGCGCGGAACGTACATATATCCGCCCGAGCCAAGCCTTCGTCTCATCTCCGAAGTTTTCCGCTTCTGCGCGATTGAGGTGCCGAGCTGGAATCCCATCTCGATCTCCGGCTATCACATACGCGAGGCGGGCGCGACAGCGGTGCAGGAGCTCGCCTTCACGCTCGCCAGCACGATCGAGTACGTGCGCCGTGCGATCGCCGCGGGGCTTCCCGTCGATTCGTTCGCGCCCCGGCTCTCGTTCTTCTTCGCGGCTCACAATGATCTCTTCGAGGAAGTCGCGAAGTTTCGCGCCGCGCGCCGCATGTACGCGCGCATCATGCGCGAGCGATTCGGAGCCGCCGACGCCAGCTGCCGGATGCGGTTTCACACACAGACCGGCGGCGTCACGCTGACCGCTCAGCAGCCGCTCAACAACGTCGTGCGCGTGACGGTGCAGGCGCTGGCAGCGACTCTCGGCGGCACTCAGTCGCTCCACACGAACGGTTACGACGAAGCGCTCGCGCTTCCGACGGCCGGGGCGGCGACCCTCGCCCTGCGCACGCAGCAGATAGTGGCATACGAATCCGGTGTCGCGACAACCGTCGATCCGCTTGCTGGCAGTTACTACGTCGAGCATCTCACCAGCGAGCTGGAGAAACGGGCAACCGAGCTGATCGCCAGGTCGGACGAGCTGGGCGGGTCCGAAGCAGCGATTGCCGCCGGATTTTTCCAGGAAGAGATCGCGCGCAGCGCGTACGAGCATCAGCTGCGCGTCGAAAGCGGAGCGACGACTGTCGTCGGCGTCAATCGCTTCACCGACGATGAGCCGCCGCCGCCGATTCCGGCTCCAGATTTCTCGCGCCTCGAGACGGATCAGTGTTCAGCTCTCGCGTCCGTCCGGCAACGGCGCGATGACGGTGCGGTGCGGGCAAGTCTCGCCGCCCTCGGAGAAGCTGCGTCCGCCCTGATGGAGAGCGCCGGCTCGGCTCCGATGATGCTCTGCATCATTGACGCGGTGCGTGCGAGAGCGACAGTGGGCGAGATTTCTTCGGTGCTCGTCGAGCGCTGGGGTCAGTACAGGCCACCGGCGTGA